ACGATAGTAGTATCAGGAACAGCAACAAACGCAATGCCGTTGCTTCGTCCGGCAGCCGATGGACGACCGAGCGGTTCACTGTTAACGATAAGCACATCATTTCCCCACTGCGGGGTGGTCACCGGAGTGAATCCGTCAAGTATTGGAACCACTCTATCGGAGTGATCGATCTCTTGTGACCAAGATGGTAAAGCAATCAGACACAACGATAGAACTGCAACAGCAAGTAGAGTCAGCCGCATAGAACCTCCTTGTTTTGGTTGGTAAGAAAAGAGTCAGTGCTTGCCCAGGAAAGGGATTTCTTCGAGGTGTGTTGTCAGCCGATGCTCTTCCTCGGCACACACAGGAGTGTATCGACTATTAGGGTGAAAAGCAATAACCGTTATACCATCATAGCGTCAATGTGTGACTCAACACTTGCCGCAAGCGCCTCAAGATTGTACCCCCCTTCCAAAACAGAAACAACGGGCGCAACATGCTTCACAAGCCTTGTGAACCCGGCAAATGATTTCTCCGTCAACCTCATCCCTCCAAGCGGATCATCCTTGTGCGCATCGAATCCGGCGGAGATGATTAGCAGTTCGGGGCTGAATTTTTTAAGCGCAGGCACCACTTCATCCGTAAAGGCTTCGAGATAGCGATGTTCTCCCGTTCCGGCGGGGAGCGGGATGTTCAGTGTGAAGCCCTTCCCCTCTCCAATTCCATTCTCATCTCTCGCTCCCGTTCCGGGGTAGAACGGATACTGGTGAAGACTGATGTAGAACACCGTCGGGTCGTCCTCAAAGATGTGTTGCGTGCCGTTGCCGTGATGAACATCCCAATCGAGGATTGCCACCTTCTTCACTCCATGCGTGCGTTGCGCGTAGCGTGCACCGACGGCAACATTGTTGAAGAGGCAGAATCCCATTGGCCGGTCGCGCCCGGCATGATGTCCCGGCGGACGGACGGCACAGAATGCCGCGTTTACATGTTTCGTCATTACGGCATCAATGGCGTTGTTTACGGCCCCGGCAGCGAGGAGGGCTGTGTCTAAAGATTCCCGAACTGCATGCGTATCTCCCTCATCCAGCACGCCGCCGCCTTGCGCACACACCTCCTTGATATAGCGTAGATGTTCTTCAGTGTGTACGGCCCGAATATCTCCAGTACTCGCAGAAGTTGGTTGAATGTGCGTGAGCATTTGCCACGTTTGCGTCTTCTTCAAATACCCGAGCAAGTGCCGTAACCGTTCCGGCCGCTCCGGATGTCCTTCAGGTGTGCGGTGATTCAAAAACGTATCACCGGATACAAAACCGATAGTCTTCATGTGACAGTTCGTCAAGAACGTGGGTTCAGCAAAAACAGATTCCAAATTGGACAGTTATGCTTGAACTTTTTTCTGTTTGTGATACAAGATAACAAGCATTTTCAGAATTTCCACGTAATTACCGGGTAGTTTTTCAACTCGCAACAGGAAACAAATCAGCACAATGAAGTTCTCGACGAAGCTTATCGGGGGAAAGCTCGTCAGGCGCTACCGTCGTTTTTTGGTAGATGTACAGCTTGATAGTGGTCCCGTGGTAACAGCACATTGCCCGAATTCAGGAACGATGGTCGGTTGCTCGGCTCCGGGCAGCCCGGTATTGTTATCGGAAAGCAAAGATCCGCATCGACGCAACGCCTACACGTGGGAGATGATCCGGATGAACGGCACGTGGGTCGGCATCAATGTCGCAATCCCTCGCAGGGTTGTTGCGGAAAATCTTCGCGCCAAACAAATCCCTTCCCTCAAGCATTACACCGAACTGCTGCTCGATGCAGAATATGGCCGCGGCAATAAAGTGGATATCATGATGCACGGAAACGATCAGAACGTGTTCATGAACATCCATCATGTTGCGTGGGCGGAGAACGGCGTTGCGAAATTTCCCGAAACACCCAATGCCCGCGCACGAAAGGGATTGAAAGACCTCACGGAAATTGCTGCGCAGGGTCATCGTGCTATAGCGTTCTTTTTTATTCAGCGTGAAGATTGCGATTTTTTCTCCGATGCTGTTGACATTGACCCGGAGTTTGGAAACCTTTTCAGGGAAGCCGTGAAAACGGGCGTGGAAATCATGGCGTACAGGGCACGAATCACTCCCGACGAGATATCACTCGGCGTCCCGATTCGAGCTTTGGTTGATGAGCAGGCAGCCGCGTAGAGAACCTGGAGTAGCAACACTCATTGCTGTCCAATGACCTTCCTCCCAAGCCAACTTGAAGAAATCCTGGCTGAAATAATTGACGGACGAATCGTCAAACGCGCAAAGCACGAGCTGCGCTGGAACTCGCGTGATGTTTCGCTGGAGTTCATTGAGGTACTGAAACAACGCGGCTATGCGCCTGTCACGGTTGCGGGTGTACACGTAACTCCCGGCGAACGCGTTCCCGCGTTTTATCTCGACAATGCATGCGCGTATTTCGGTTGGATTTTTTGGGAAAAATTTTCCCAACTCAAACTCCGCAAACTGTTCGGTTCGGTCGTTCGTAACGGAAAAGGCGACTGGGCTGTTCAGATTTCCGACAAACGCAACACCATTATCTACGCCAACCCATCTCTCAAACTCGAAATGGACATCGAAAACCCTTCGGGGTTCTGAAGCCGGTCCCACCCAGGTCAAACAAGCAGAGTACCCGTCGGCTGCGTATATTGCCATTGTCAGATACTTCACTTCATCGAGCATATGCCCGAACTCCCCGATCTTCTCTACATTAAAAACCATCTCGACAGAAACGTCTGTCGCCATACCATCACAAAAGTTGACATCAACCAGCCGGTTGTCCTGCGTGTTGCCGTTGAAGGGAGATTTGGCGATCTGCTTACAGGCAAGACAATCACATCATGCACAATTCACGGCCCGTTTATCAAGCTTGACTGTTCGGGCGATCTCGATCTTGTGATGAACCTGATGTTAGCCGGGAAATTGCAGCATCAACGACAGCATGAAAAGGGGGCCGGACATCTCTGTTTCTCGCTATTCTTGAACGACGGTTCGAGATTGAATCTGTGTGATGAACAGAAAATGGCAAAAGCATACCTCGTGCGGCATGGCGAGTATGCAGCCATTCCGAAGTATCGTGAGCAAGGCGTCGATATCATGTCTCCGGTTTTCACGCTTCCGTTGTTTGTTGAATTGGCAAAGAAACACACACGCAAGCAGGTTCGAGTGTTCCTTAACGACCACACTATTCTCAGCTCCATCGGCAACGCGTATGCAGACGAAATTCTGTTCGAAGCAAAGATCCATCCCAAGACATTCGTTGCCAGGCTCCCGGATGAAGTACTCGATCAACTCTATCACTCCATTCTCTCCGTCATGAAATGGGGGATCGAACAAGTTGAATCGGCCGCGCAACCGATTCATATCAAAGTACGTGACCACATGAACGTCCGCAATCGCAAAGACCAGCCCTGCCCCCGTTGCGGAACAAAAATCCGCCGTGAAGGCGTTAGGGGATATGACGTCTTTTTCTGCCCGAAGTGCCAAGCGCCGACGAGAAAGTCGTTTATTGATTGGAATCCAACGTAGAAATCTGTTCATTTATAGGAGCCGCTCATTGAGAACGCCGGAGTTTCGCAGCGAGATTCCGCTTGCGGTAGATGTCGGTGAAGAATGACGCGCCGCAGCTGTCCGCCATTCATCAATTGTGTTACTGAAAGGAATCACGCATGAAACAACGCACCGTTGCATTTGTTCTGACAACATGTTCGCTCGCCCTCGCCTCCTGTACTTCCCGCGAAGGCTCAGACACGCCGGAACCGGGAGCAGTCAACGTCCTGAATCACGTAACCACACATTCCCTTATGGGACACATCCGGTTTCTTTCGGATGATCTCCTCGAGGGACGCGGCCCGAACACTCGCGGCGACAAGCTCACGCAAACATACATCGCTTCGCAGATGGAGATGCTGGGACTGCAGCCGGGTGGCGACGACGGTACGTACCTGCAGGCCTTTCCGATGGTATCCACAACGGTTGATCCATCTATTACTCTTACCTTCACGCACAAGGGCAAGTCGATTCAATTGCGGAACCGCGCCGAGTTCGTGGGCGTTGCGGGGCGACAGCAGGAACGGGTGGAAGTGAAGGATGCTGAGCTGGTGTTTGTCGGCTACGGCATCGAAGCTCCCGAGCAGGAGTGGGATGATTACAAGGATGTTGATGTGAAAGGGAAGATTCTGCTGTTCATGAACAACGATCCCGCGGGGGACGATCCGGCATTCTTCGGCGGCGACGCCCGCACGTATTACGGACGCTGGACGTACAAGTACGAGATTGCCGCGGCGAAAGGAGCTGCAGGAGCAATCGTGATTCATACCGACGAATCGGCCGGATACGGCTGGAACGTTGTGGAGAATTCGTGGAGTAGGGAACGCTTCGCCCTTGCAAATGATCCTGCGGGACCATCAACGCTGTTCAACGGCTGGACGACATCCGCCGCCACGGAAAAACTCCTCAGTCTTTCAGGCCATTCGCTTGACGAGTTGATGAAAAGCGGCGAGAGCAAATCCTTCACGCCCGTACCGCTCGGCATCACGATGTCAACAGTCGTCAAGACGACAATCAAAACCGCGACGTCGGCAAACGTTATCGGCGTACTTCCCGGACGCGACCCGGTACTGAAAAACGAAGCGGTGGTGTTCACGGCTCATCACGATCATCTCGGAATCACCGCCCCCGTGAACGGCGATTCCATCAACAACGGCGCAATGGATAATGCCACCGGTGTGAGCGCCTTGCTGAACATCGCTGCCATGTTCATTTCGTTGGATGAGAAACCGAAACGCTCGATCGTTTTCGCTGCCGTCGGTGCGGAGGAATCCGGCACACTCGGGTCCGAACATTACGTTCTCAATCCATTTTTTCCGATGAGCAAGACCGCAGCGAACATCAACATCGATGGCATGAATGTTCTCGGCAAAACGGGCGACGTTATAATGATCGGTTACGGAAAATCGAGTATCGACAAGATTCTCACGGATGTCGCGGCATGGCAGAAACGCATCGTGAAGCCGGATCAATTTCCCGAGCAGGGGGCGTTCTATCGTTCCGATCAGTTCAACTTCGCGAAAGCCGGCGTGCCGTGCATGTATCTCCGGGCCGGCCTGGACTACATCGGCAAGCCTCCGGAGTTTGCGCAGGAGAAAGTACGCGAGTACGTCAGAACCCGGTATCACCAACCTTCGGATGAGATTACGCCGGATTGGGATTTGAGCGGCGCTGTGGAAGATATTCAACTGACGTTTCTTGTCGGGCACAACATTGCCAACCGGAAGGAAACCCCCCGCTGGAACGCCGGTGATGAGTTTGAAACTGCGCGGCTCAAGTCGCTCGCCGAGTAATTGAATAAAGGGTGTTCCTGTGGTATATTTATGATGAAGTTGAACCGCTTCCAGCCCATTACAATATGCCACAGGTGACCTCATGACACTACAGGACGTTCTGCACGAACATTCCAACTCCATCATCAATGAAGCGATGGTTGCGCTGCAACGATCCCATTTGACGAACTACGAAAAGGCCGGGCCCGATCATACGCACCAGCGAATCAAGGCATTGTTTGTTCTTGCCGTTCGCGGCATCAAAGAGCGCAACGTCGGACCCATGATTGCCCACGCCAACACTATTGCCGAAGAACGCTTCAAAGCAGGATACGATCTGTCCGAGGTCCAGACGGCATTCAATGTCTTGGAGGAA
This DNA window, taken from Bacteroidota bacterium, encodes the following:
- a CDS encoding histone deacetylase produces the protein MKTIGFVSGDTFLNHRTPEGHPERPERLRHLLGYLKKTQTWQMLTHIQPTSASTGDIRAVHTEEHLRYIKEVCAQGGGVLDEGDTHAVRESLDTALLAAGAVNNAIDAVMTKHVNAAFCAVRPPGHHAGRDRPMGFCLFNNVAVGARYAQRTHGVKKVAILDWDVHHGNGTQHIFEDDPTVFYISLHQYPFYPGTGARDENGIGEGKGFTLNIPLPAGTGEHRYLEAFTDEVVPALKKFSPELLIISAGFDAHKDDPLGGMRLTEKSFAGFTRLVKHVAPVVSVLEGGYNLEALAASVESHIDAMMV
- the sfsA gene encoding DNA/RNA nuclease SfsA; translated protein: MKFSTKLIGGKLVRRYRRFLVDVQLDSGPVVTAHCPNSGTMVGCSAPGSPVLLSESKDPHRRNAYTWEMIRMNGTWVGINVAIPRRVVAENLRAKQIPSLKHYTELLLDAEYGRGNKVDIMMHGNDQNVFMNIHHVAWAENGVAKFPETPNARARKGLKDLTEIAAQGHRAIAFFFIQREDCDFFSDAVDIDPEFGNLFREAVKTGVEIMAYRARITPDEISLGVPIRALVDEQAAA
- a CDS encoding DNA-formamidopyrimidine glycosylase, producing the protein MPELPDLLYIKNHLDRNVCRHTITKVDINQPVVLRVAVEGRFGDLLTGKTITSCTIHGPFIKLDCSGDLDLVMNLMLAGKLQHQRQHEKGAGHLCFSLFLNDGSRLNLCDEQKMAKAYLVRHGEYAAIPKYREQGVDIMSPVFTLPLFVELAKKHTRKQVRVFLNDHTILSSIGNAYADEILFEAKIHPKTFVARLPDEVLDQLYHSILSVMKWGIEQVESAAQPIHIKVRDHMNVRNRKDQPCPRCGTKIRREGVRGYDVFFCPKCQAPTRKSFIDWNPT
- a CDS encoding M28 family peptidase yields the protein MKQRTVAFVLTTCSLALASCTSREGSDTPEPGAVNVLNHVTTHSLMGHIRFLSDDLLEGRGPNTRGDKLTQTYIASQMEMLGLQPGGDDGTYLQAFPMVSTTVDPSITLTFTHKGKSIQLRNRAEFVGVAGRQQERVEVKDAELVFVGYGIEAPEQEWDDYKDVDVKGKILLFMNNDPAGDDPAFFGGDARTYYGRWTYKYEIAAAKGAAGAIVIHTDESAGYGWNVVENSWSRERFALANDPAGPSTLFNGWTTSAATEKLLSLSGHSLDELMKSGESKSFTPVPLGITMSTVVKTTIKTATSANVIGVLPGRDPVLKNEAVVFTAHHDHLGITAPVNGDSINNGAMDNATGVSALLNIAAMFISLDEKPKRSIVFAAVGAEESGTLGSEHYVLNPFFPMSKTAANINIDGMNVLGKTGDVIMIGYGKSSIDKILTDVAAWQKRIVKPDQFPEQGAFYRSDQFNFAKAGVPCMYLRAGLDYIGKPPEFAQEKVREYVRTRYHQPSDEITPDWDLSGAVEDIQLTFLVGHNIANRKETPRWNAGDEFETARLKSLAE